From a single Brettanomyces bruxellensis chromosome 5, complete sequence genomic region:
- a CDS encoding uncharacterized protein (BUSCO:EOG0926357F), giving the protein MAVIYYRFKSQKPEQISTIRFDGTGLTVFELKREIIYANKLLTATDVNIYLYSSEDPEKEFADDNEVIQRSSTVLVRRTSAGKKGKGNVLRYIAGRQRLAKFAGAPSFGAKPLMSALPLATSTNPIVAGKDGKQTEEDLVQQMFNRQDDQWNQQQAVMATAQRIDFNKPNAKLDETIPDYYICYKCGARGQHHIRNCPKNNDPNWEGVRVKKTTGIPKSHLKAIDKPEGMVDDPSQNYMVDEQGKYVVAVADKRAWERFQKIQTKHSDEIMAGEIEVDDPDLRDPVTKRLFRDPVKTKCCHKTYSRHVIEDLLIESDFKCPNCGQDEIYLDSLEKDEEMEAKVKKFLEERKRKLESDANEANKRQKPNTPGLPAVPAPNPMMGMNMPFMPFPMPGQMPMQMPIGGMMPANVNSGAGSSTDGNVSAKKH; this is encoded by the coding sequence ATGGCCGTCATATACTATCGATTTAAATCGCAGAAGCCGGAACAGATCTCTACCATCAGATTCGATGGAACAGGTCTCACAGTATTTGAGCTGAAGAGGGAGATTATTTATGCAAACAAGCTGCTTACTGCCACGGATGTGAACATATATTTGTACAGTTCGGAGGACCCCGAGAAGGAGTTTGCTGATGATAACGAGGTTATACAAAGATCGTCAACTGTTTTAGTAAGGCGAACCTCAGCAGGAAAGAAGGGGAAAGGAAACGTTTTACGATACATAGCAGGCCGGCAGAGATTGGCGAAATTCGCCGGGGCACCGTCATTTGGTGCAAAACCTCTAATGAGTGCACTGCCTCTTGCAACTAGCACAAATCCAATAGTTGCTGGAAAAGACGGAAAACAGACAGAGGAGGATCTCGTTCAGCAAATGTTCAACAGACAGGACGACCAATGGAATCAGCAGCAAGCAGTAATGGCAACTGCACAGAGAATAGACTTCAACAAGCCGAATGCGAAGTTGGATGAGACGATTCCGGACTATTACATATGCTACAAGTGTGGAGCACGAGGACAACATCACATCAGGAACTGTCCGAAGAACAATGATCCAAACTGGGAAGGTGTGCGGGTGAAAAAGACAACGGGTATTCCTAAATCACATTTGAAGGCTATCGATAAGCCGGAAGGAATGGTGGATGATCCAAGCCAGAATTACATGGTTGATGAGCAGGGAAAGTATGTTGTTGCCGTGGCGGACAAGCGGGCCTGGGAAAGGTTCCAGAAGATACAAACTAAGCATAGTGACGAAATCATGGCCGGAGAGATCGAGGTCGATGATCCCGATCTGCGAGATCCGGTCACAAAACGGCTTTTTAGAGATCCCGTCAAGACTAAATGCTGCCACAAGACTTACTCGCGGCACGTGATAGAGGATCTGCTCATTGAGTCCGATTTCAAGTGTCCAAACTGCGGCCAGGATGAGATCTACTTGGACTCATTGGAGAAGGATGAGGAGATGGAGGCCAAGGTGAAGAAGTTTCTGGAagagaggaagaggaagctTGAAAGTGATGCGAATGAGGCAAATAAGCGCCAGAAGCCAAATACTCCGGGTTTACCGGCAGTTCCGGCACCAAACCCAATGATGGGGATGAATATGCCGTTTATGCCCTTCCCCATGCCGGGTCAGATGCCTATGCAAATGCCGATTGGAGGAATGATGCCTGCAAATGTGAATTCGGGTGCCGGATCCAGCACCGATGGGAATGTGAGCGCAAAAAAGCACTGA
- a CDS encoding uncharacterized protein (BUSCO:EOG092621GY) produces MSLIKQAIPSSVKNARIGVIGAGISGLTFSYFLAKLHPDWSIKVYEQSKRPGGYILSQPTKVGDAKSTILEKGPRTLRGVSQGTLILLDLLDKFKLRSTIKGVHANAAANKKYLLSKSGGFHIVQVPDDSKTTLKFVLDGIGRSIPSAIGREMFTMKKAQKEETVDEFVTRHFGKKMWRNLFSAIMNGIYAADGTQLSVKAVMPKLADIESKNASICRYMFGKSVFGKKKTSEKQPQISPYLQLYEKEFQPRLNLLKMSQYLRNFPMTLLSGGLETLPKAIYANMPPNVEFKFESKVSDIKPLPNGKISLKNNSAEEQFDHVRSTINVQALSRMLKSPDFAKLVSPLKYTTVTLANVYVPNQNVLPRTGFGFLVPNASADEDKLLGVIFDSDVEHSAKPIFASEKITSVLESNKPVEKKQLDELAGEVLKADSPIKDPYTKVTFMIGGAKYDKVAKLPSENEIKQIVLRKMDEVLGVNLGDDARIEVGFVNNAIPQYNVGYLDLKAKAWKLAENEFNGNLSFGGMTFADGVGVPDCVMSSFKDALRLSGRDNL; encoded by the coding sequence ATGTCACTTATTAAGCAAGCTATACCAAGTAGTGTGAAAAATGCCAGGATCGGAGTGATTGGTGCAGGAATTTCAGGATTGACATTTTCCTACTTTCTAGCCAAGCTCCATCCGGATTGGTCGATAAAGGTTTATGAACAATCCAAAAGGCCAGGTGGCTACATCTTATCGCAGCCAACCAAAGTTGGCGATGCAAAAAGTacaattttggaaaaaggACCCCGAACTCTTCGAGGCGTCAGTCAAGGAACTTTGATATTGCTTGATCTACTTGACAAATTCAAGTTGCGAAGTACCATTAAGGGAGTTCACGCTAATGCTGCGGCCAATAAGAAATACCTATTGAGCAAATCCGGAGGATTTCATATTGTACAAGTTCCAGATGACTCCAAAACTACCCTGAAGTTTGTTCTCGATGGTATTGGACGGTCTATTCCGTCTGCGATTGGTCGTGAGATGTTTACTATGAAGAAAGCGCAAAAGGAGGAGACTGTTGACGAGTTTGTCACGCGGCATTTCGGCAAGAAGATGTGGAGAAACCTCTTTTCGGCAATTATGAATGGCATATATGCTGCAGATGGAACTCAGCTAAGTGTCAAAGCAGTAATGCCGAAGCTGGCCGATATAGAGTCGAAAAACGCTTCAATATGTAGATACATGTTTGGTAAATCCGTgtttggaaagaagaaaacctCGGAAAAGCAACCACAGATAAGTCCATATCTCCAGTTGTACGAGAAGGAGTTCCAGCCAAGGCTGAATTTACTCAAGATGTCTCAATATCTACGGAATTTTCCAATGACGCTATTGAGTGGAGGTCTCGAAACGTTACCGAAGGCCATTTATGCCAATATGCCACCAAACGTTGAGTTCAAGTTTGAGTCTAAGGTCTCGGACATCAAGCCTTTGCCAAACGGTAAAATCAGTCTCAAGAATAACTCTGCTGAGGAACAGTTCGATCATGTGAGGTCTACAATCAATGTTCAGGCGTTGTCTCGCATGCTCAAGAGCCCAGACTTTGCAAAACTCGTCTCCCCACTAAAATACACCACTGTTACACTTGCCAATGTCTACGTGCCAAACCAGAATGTGCTTCCAAGGACAGGATTTGGCTTTTTGGTTCCTAATGCCTCTGCAGACGAGGATAAGCTGTTAGGAGTGATATTTGACTCTGATGTTGAACACAGTGCCAAGCCGATATTCGCATCGGAAAAGATTACAAGCGTGTTGGAATCAAACAAGCCTGTTGAGAAAAAGCAGCTTGACGAGCTGGCCGGCGAAGTACTAAAAGCTGATTCTCCAATTAAAGATCCATACACTAAAGTTACATTCATGATCGGAGGTGCAAAGTATGACAAGGTTGCAAAGCTTCCATCCGAAAACGAAATAAAGCAGATCGTTTTGAGAAAAATGGACGAGGTTCTCGGCGTTAATCTTGGAGATGATGCTCGAATTGAGGTTGGATTTGTGAACAATGCTATACCTCAGTATAATGTTGGATATTTGGACTTGAAGGCCAAGGCCTGGAAATTGGCTGAAAATGAGTTCAACGGAAATCTTTCATTTGGTGGAATGACTTTCGCAGATGGTGTCGGCGTTCCGGATTGTGTTATGAGCTCATTTAAAGATGCTCTCCGACTTTCTGGCCGTGACAATTTATGA
- a CDS encoding uncharacterized protein (BUSCO:EOG09265ER6) yields MNGPGYYEFYRRSTVGTSLADALDTLIVDQRIQPQLAMKVLANFDRVTSDNLRDIVKSKLSFKGHLHTYRFCDDVWTFVIKDVNVKFDDGHTMDVDKFKIVACNSKKSGDS; encoded by the exons ATGAACGGACCAGGATATTACGAGTTTTACAGGAGGAGCAC AGTTGGGACATCTCTAGCAGATGCATTGGATACACTCATTGTGGATCAACGCATACAACCGCAGTTGGCCATGAAGGTTTTGGCAAACTTCGATCGGGTCACATCGGACAATCTTCGAGATATCGTCAAGTCCAAGTTGAGCTTTAAAGGCCACTTACATACCTACAGATTTTGTGATGATGTGTGGACTTTTGTCATCAAGGATGTGAATGTCAAATTTGACGATGGCCACACTATGGATGTGGATAAGTTTAAGATTGTTGCATGCAACAGCAAAAAGTCTGGTGACAGTTGA